One genomic window of Leopardus geoffroyi isolate Oge1 chromosome C3, O.geoffroyi_Oge1_pat1.0, whole genome shotgun sequence includes the following:
- the PIGR gene encoding polymeric immunoglobulin receptor yields MKLLFLTCLLAVFPVVFMKSPIFGPQEVSSVEGGSASITCYYPATSVNRHTRKYWCRQGAKGRCTTLISSEGYISKDYEGRAKLTNFPENSTFVVNIGHLTRNDSGRYKCGLGISSRGLNFDVSLEVGQGPGVGDDTEVYIADLGRTVTINCPFKSENSEKKKSVCKKTGQLCVLVIDSNGYVNPNYSNRAGIDIDGTSQVTFSFIIKRIRLSDAGIYVCQAGDDSSNDKHNVDLQVLKPEPELLYGDLRGSVTFDCALGSEVADVSKFLCRMSNGEDCDVVINTLGKKSKDFEGRILLTPRDQGFFSVHITGLRKEDAGYYLCGAHSDGQPHEGSPTQIWQLFVNEETTMPQSPSVVKGVVGGSVAVLCPYNPKETDSLKYWCRWEDTSNGRCQQLVESEGLVNEQYEGRLALYKEPGNGTYTVLLNQLTNEDAGFYWCLTSGDTRWRSTVELKIVEGEPSLKAPQNVTAWVGETFKLPCHFPCKYYSYEKYWCKWSNKGCKTLPTQDDGPSQAFVNCDQKSQIISLTLNPVAKEDEGWYWCGVKEGHRYGETMAVYVAVEERVRGSQDVSQVRAAPGEEEVESSVRKTENKVIQDPRLSVEDRPVKDTGDPAGESRASADTDSSAGQGRSSKVLVSTLVPLGLVLALGAVVVGVLRARHRKNVDRISVRSYRTDISMSDFENSREFGANDNMGASQVTQETSLGGKDEFSATTGNTMETEEPKKPKRSSKEEADMAYTAFLLQTNNMAADVQGAPSEA; encoded by the exons ATGAAGCTCCTCTTCCTCACCTGCCTGCTGGCGGTTTTCCCAG TGGTCTTTATGAAGAGTCCCATATTTGGTCCCCAGGAGGTGAGCAGTGTGGAAGGTGGCTCAGCATCCATCACATGCTACTATCCGGCCACCTCTGTCAATCGGCATACCCGGAAGTACTGGTGCCGGCAGGGAGCCAAGGGCCGCTGCACAACCCTCATCTCTTCGGAGGGCTACATCTCCAAGGATTACGAGGGCAGAGCCAAGCTCACCAACTTCCCCGAGAACAGCACATTTGTGGTCAACATTGGCCATCTCACCCGGAATGACTCTGGACGCTACAAGTGTGGTCTGGGCATTAGTAGCCGAGGCCTCAACTTTGATGTGAGCCTGGAGGTTGGCCAGG GTCCTGGAGTCGGAGATGACACTGAAGTCTACATAGCTGACTTGGGCAGAACAGTGACCATTAACTGCCCTTTCAAGTCCgaaaattctgagaaaaagaaGTCTGTGTGCAAGAAGACAGGCCAGCTCTGTGTCCTAGTCATTGACTCCAATGGGTATGTGAACCCCAACTATAGCAACAGAGCAGGCATCGATATTGATGGTACCAGTCAAGTAACGTTCAGTTTCATTATCAAACGAATCCGGCTCAGCGATGCTGGGATATACGTCTGCCAGGCTGGGGATGATTCCAGTAATGATAAACACAATGTTGACCTCCAAGTGCTGAAGCCTGAGCCTGAACTGCTTTATGGAGACCTGAGGGGCTCAGTGACCTTTGACTGTGCCCTGGGCTCTGAGGTGGCAGATGTGTCCAAATTTCTGTGCCGAATGAGCAATGGGGAAGACTGCGACGTGGTCATCAACACCCTGGGGAAGAAGTCTAAGGATTTTGAGGGCAGGATCCTGCTCACTCCCAGGGACCAAGGCTTCTTCAGTGTGCATATCACCGGCCTGAGGAAAGAGGATGCAGGGTACTACCTGTGTGGAGCCCACTCTGATGGCCAACCTCATGAAGGCTCACCCACTCAGATATGGCAACTCTTTGTCAATGAAG AGACCACGATGCCCCAGAGTCCCTCTGTGGTGAAAGGTGTGGTCGGAGGCTCCGTGGCAGTACTTTGCCCCTACAACCCTAAGGAAACAGATAGCCTAAAGTACTGGTGTCGCTGGGAAGACACTTCAAATGGCCGCTGCCAGCAGCTGGTAGAGAGTGAGGGGCTGGTTAATGAACAGTATGAGGGCAGGCTCGCGCTATACAAAGAGCCAGGCAATGGCACCTATACAGTCCTACTCAACCAGCTCACCAATGAGGACGCTGGCTTCTACTGGTGTCTGACCAGTGGCGATACTCGCTGGAGGTCCACAGTGGAGCTCAAGATTGTCGAAG gaGAACCGAGCCTCAAGGCACCCCAGAATGTCACTGCTTGGGTGGGAGAGACTTTCAAGCTCCCCTGCCACTTCCCATGCAAATACTACTCCTATGAGAAATACTGGTGCAAGTGGAGTAACAAAGGGTGCAAGACTCTGCCCACCCAAGATGATGGCCCCAGCCAGGCCTTCGTGAACTGTGACCAGAAGAGCCAGATAATTTCCCTGACCCTGAACCCAGTTGCCAAGGAGGATGAAGGCTGGTACTGGTGCGGGGTGAAGGAAGGCCACCGATACGGGGAGACCATGGCTGTCTATGTGGCAGTCGAGGAGAGGGTAAGGG GGTCCCAAGATGTCAGCCAAGTGAGGGCTGCTCCTGGTGAAGAGGAAGTAGAGTCAAGTGTCAGGaagactgagaacaaagtgaTTCAGGATCCCAGGCTTTCTGTGGAGGACAGACCAGTGAAGGATACTGGAGACCCCGCTGGTGAGAGCAGAGCATCTGCAGACACGGACAG CTCTGCGGGACAAGGCAGGAGCTCCAAAGTTCTTGTCTCTACCCTGGTGCCCCTGGGCCTGGTGCTGGCACTGGGGGCCGTGGTAGTGGGGGTGCTCAGAGCACGGCACAGGAAGAATGTTG ACCGGATTTCGGTTAGAAGCTACAGGACAGACATTAGCATGTCGGACTTCGAGAACTCCAGGGAATTTGGTGCCAATGACAACATGGGAGCCTCTCAAGTCACTCAGGAAACATCTCTTGGAGGAAAAGATG AGTTCAGCGCCACCACTGGGAATACCATGGAGACGGAAGAACCCAAGAAACCAAAAAGG TCCTCCAAGGAGGAAGCTGATATGGCCTACACTGCCTTCTTGCTCCAGACCAACAACATGGCTGCCGACGTCCAGGGGGCACCCAGTGAAGCCTAG